One Desulfovibrio fairfieldensis genomic window carries:
- a CDS encoding non-ribosomal peptide synthetase codes for MNAGYPAELLEFVFELRSQGIVLYAEEGEIVCRGPREALTSSRLDTLRLRKRELLQLLEEEERALRQEIPELSPDVQNRFMPFPLTDNQQAYWIGRGDTLQYGQVGIHAYFELEVPGLDVERLEKCLNTLVQRHDMLHAVVVGDGMQRILREYSPIRIMRTDASDLSAQEADKTLDSIRRDLSCRCYSLETWPQCAFHAVRLPDGTDILFASQDTWCLDGQSYRVLMEELAALYHGLTLPPPPGLSFRDYVLAMRSFRNSSAYQASLSYWKTKVATLPAAPMLPLEKKRGYRPEARGSGKKSSNDPVKSYRLEARLSEAGLKTLRNSLRGKGVTLAAFLLACYAETLGHWSEEPAFTINVPWGNRLPVHADVNACVGEFASMTLVKYDCMASGSLLERTRLVMAQLLEDLQYCHVSGVAILREWRQANALGPEACMPFVFTSETDSGEGASSSWMEPLERIGRIRKGLSQTPQVWIDAQYAVVRGELRLSWDILDGVFPRGLAENMFAAFEALVRACADRDDIWHEAFPLSVLALPVPYSLTWGGDCAIADMDVAAVIDEFSSTRAEHVCIEDVRGALMWRDVSALVCGASARMCEAGLKPGEGVAILLEKGRWQSIMPFAVRSAGGVCIPLDVESPVERLEEIVRRCGAAMVVTDASLREKAAAFGLPMLDVASGELVRTALPTGRRVWDKSVFCVIHTSGSTGVPKGVELPFAGILNVRAHMGRLGLGADDVVLSLSPLQHDMSIPEYMGNMLCGMCAVYPDPRLRKDPRHWFELIEKHGVTFWHTVPAMLTMLVDYCRGLSEEKVKSVLASLRVVCLGGDWTPLETARTLFRLAPGAKIVTVGGPTEITIWNVTHTVTRVEDCWNSLPYGTPIANCGCRVVDAAGNIRPRGVVGEMCCTGPFMSPGYSNDDRLTQQLFPTCGKNGERLFKTGDMVRMHADGVLEFVGRKDNRVKIGGYRIELSEVEHHLQTFPAVEEAVVLARPGPAGSPVMVAWVRAREGKDICLKELRAHLLRFLPSYMIPPFIGLCSSFPVTSNGKVDRKAILEWQLPRTGEDVRLDTPLRSTLAKIWEELLGRRPESETSNFFECGGDSISAIRLLNKLMSAGFPHLGILSVFQHPSFAALAGYIAGLGAGEERNKLPSLSEAAQLQSASGLYPASRAQQRIHVDEMIQPVNGLYNLPFMFSLRGRIDTDRIIAAFGTAINANPALRTVFDERPDAAGGMLLVQRVLPRIEALFEVLDLRNLSPESAAGRWTDAARKRGAEALTMLEGPLVRGTLALMPVEEGEAQAAELLLVVHHAVFDGWSMKIFLAQWRLAMEGTEVPMAKYSYGDFACWERLPEVMDAMQKHTDAYAAALRSLDAQPASFHASLAGARPQARGGGGSHSFFRHTLPHALAEQVRRAAAQEKVTPFIFLLAGFALLASRYSGSERILLGTYSAQRFLPDLESIVGMLVNPQPLAFDFAGAQTFEDILEAAHKGLMLAKQHELAPFELLVRSDDSSMESAGKTFFSITFSQDNTDKNLVRAGDVTLSIAAGGEHKSGMDMEVALHEADGGLSFVVVFDEAVMERKHVENLFARLEYVVAQCARQPDMALSEMRYCLDRDEALLESVNCQAAVPLRHASLWDWFVETARRHPYQVAIMEYAGRDRREYSYLELFSRAVGMAETMKNLVPALSAETPLEHPRLIALYMPRGAELAAAMLAAWRLGAAVMPISVTLPAERALSILEHASPVALVANCPQDLAGLWGRCLERAFTGPVVLGSDIVQGNAGAAVLAAERPAGMLERTAWVIFTSGSTGRPKGVALSHAGLVGRLEWGEKLMPPTVQDKGCSKTDMAFGDCFCEIFGPLFYGFPVFFMEEKSIAHVDTLYEILKTEKITRLVAVPSLLREFAAMAERGKGTPDALRHIVSSGEPLPSVLAHRLQRAFPAAKIYNFYGSTEITCDAAWHLCSSSLTGTSAVPAGKPIAGGRILLMDKTRAVLPPGMRGEICVCGRMVCQGYLQENGSIIKTDAFFRHKEEPAFGTGDMGVWTEDGNLICLGRTDRQIKIRGQKIAPQEVEGLLLALPGVQQASVLCMDDNGHDSLVACLAADRGNMSRVEKMPVLELLSAVLRSQLEGRLPAAFIPRYVLWMEDMPRIHTGKIDHAALRSMCKEEMTRLAERSREQPSEFDSEVAKALSGWWSDVLHVQPESDSNFFSDGGNSLLAVRLVHFMEKEFGVSMQVRQIYSLICFSGMVTYIEEQQRGSVGEWEEI; via the coding sequence ATGAATGCCGGGTATCCAGCGGAACTTCTCGAATTTGTTTTTGAACTGCGCAGTCAGGGCATAGTCTTATATGCTGAAGAGGGGGAGATTGTCTGCCGCGGCCCGCGAGAGGCCCTGACAAGCAGTCGTCTGGATACTCTCAGGCTGCGTAAGCGGGAGCTTTTGCAATTGCTTGAGGAAGAAGAGAGGGCCCTGCGGCAGGAGATTCCGGAACTCAGTCCGGATGTCCAAAACCGTTTTATGCCCTTTCCGCTGACGGACAACCAGCAGGCATACTGGATCGGGCGCGGAGACACGCTGCAATATGGGCAGGTGGGCATTCACGCATACTTTGAGCTTGAGGTTCCGGGCCTTGATGTGGAGCGCCTGGAAAAATGCCTGAATACGCTGGTGCAGCGGCATGACATGCTGCATGCTGTGGTCGTCGGTGACGGCATGCAGCGCATCCTGAGGGAATATTCCCCCATCAGGATAATGCGTACGGACGCCTCGGACCTGTCCGCCCAGGAAGCGGACAAGACGCTGGACTCCATCCGCCGCGATTTGTCCTGCCGCTGCTATTCGCTCGAAACATGGCCTCAGTGCGCGTTTCACGCGGTGCGGCTGCCGGACGGAACTGACATTCTTTTTGCCAGCCAGGACACATGGTGCCTGGACGGGCAGAGTTACCGCGTGCTCATGGAAGAATTGGCCGCCCTGTATCACGGCCTGACGCTACCTCCCCCGCCGGGCTTGAGCTTCAGGGATTATGTACTTGCCATGCGGTCCTTCCGGAATTCCTCCGCCTATCAGGCCAGTCTTTCCTACTGGAAAACCAAAGTGGCCACCCTGCCGGCAGCGCCCATGCTGCCGCTTGAAAAAAAGCGGGGCTATCGTCCGGAGGCCCGTGGCTCCGGTAAAAAGAGCTCGAACGACCCCGTGAAGTCCTATCGTCTGGAAGCAAGACTTTCGGAAGCAGGACTCAAAACGCTGAGAAATTCCTTGCGCGGCAAGGGAGTGACCTTGGCCGCCTTTTTGCTTGCCTGCTATGCGGAGACCCTGGGGCACTGGTCCGAAGAACCCGCGTTCACCATCAATGTGCCCTGGGGCAACAGGCTGCCCGTGCATGCGGATGTGAATGCGTGCGTTGGTGAATTCGCCAGCATGACGCTGGTGAAATACGACTGCATGGCGAGCGGGAGTCTTCTGGAAAGGACCCGTCTTGTCATGGCTCAACTGCTGGAAGACCTGCAATATTGCCATGTGTCGGGAGTGGCCATCCTGCGTGAATGGCGTCAGGCCAATGCATTGGGGCCGGAAGCCTGCATGCCCTTTGTTTTTACGAGTGAAACGGATTCGGGAGAGGGCGCGAGCTCTTCCTGGATGGAACCCCTTGAACGCATAGGTCGTATCCGCAAGGGGCTCAGTCAGACGCCGCAAGTTTGGATTGATGCCCAGTATGCCGTGGTGCGCGGAGAGCTGCGCCTTTCATGGGATATTCTGGATGGCGTTTTCCCCAGAGGGCTTGCGGAAAACATGTTTGCCGCTTTTGAGGCCCTGGTGCGCGCCTGCGCCGACAGGGACGACATCTGGCATGAGGCATTTCCTCTGTCTGTTCTTGCCCTCCCTGTCCCGTACAGTTTGACCTGGGGGGGAGATTGCGCGATTGCCGACATGGACGTTGCCGCCGTCATTGACGAATTTTCTTCCACGCGCGCGGAGCATGTCTGCATTGAGGATGTCCGGGGCGCTCTGATGTGGCGTGACGTGTCCGCACTCGTGTGCGGCGCATCAGCCCGAATGTGCGAGGCCGGCCTCAAACCCGGCGAAGGGGTGGCCATTCTTCTGGAAAAAGGCCGCTGGCAGAGCATCATGCCTTTTGCCGTGAGATCTGCCGGGGGCGTGTGCATTCCGCTGGATGTGGAAAGCCCCGTTGAGCGGCTGGAAGAAATCGTGCGGCGTTGCGGCGCGGCCATGGTTGTGACCGACGCGTCGCTTCGGGAAAAAGCGGCGGCCTTCGGCCTGCCCATGCTGGATGTGGCATCGGGTGAGCTGGTGCGCACAGCCCTGCCGACCGGGCGGCGAGTGTGGGACAAGAGCGTCTTCTGCGTCATCCACACATCGGGCAGCACCGGCGTCCCCAAGGGGGTGGAACTGCCTTTTGCCGGTATTCTCAACGTGCGCGCCCACATGGGCAGGCTGGGGCTGGGGGCCGATGACGTGGTTCTCTCCCTGTCGCCCCTGCAACACGACATGTCCATACCGGAGTATATGGGCAATATGCTGTGCGGCATGTGCGCGGTTTATCCCGATCCCCGCCTGCGCAAGGATCCCCGGCACTGGTTTGAGCTGATCGAAAAGCACGGCGTGACGTTCTGGCATACCGTGCCCGCCATGCTGACCATGCTTGTGGATTATTGCCGTGGACTGTCTGAAGAAAAGGTCAAAAGCGTTCTGGCATCATTACGTGTCGTATGCCTCGGCGGCGACTGGACGCCGCTGGAAACCGCCCGGACGCTGTTCCGTCTGGCGCCCGGAGCAAAGATCGTTACGGTTGGGGGCCCCACGGAAATAACAATCTGGAATGTCACCCATACGGTAACCAGGGTGGAGGATTGCTGGAACAGCCTGCCGTACGGAACCCCCATAGCCAATTGCGGCTGCCGCGTCGTGGACGCGGCAGGCAATATCCGCCCGCGCGGGGTGGTGGGGGAAATGTGCTGCACGGGTCCTTTTATGTCGCCGGGATATTCCAATGACGACCGCCTGACCCAACAGCTTTTTCCCACCTGCGGGAAAAATGGCGAGCGCCTGTTCAAAACGGGCGATATGGTCCGTATGCATGCCGACGGCGTTTTGGAATTCGTGGGGCGCAAGGACAACCGAGTCAAAATTGGCGGTTACCGCATTGAACTGAGCGAGGTCGAACACCATCTCCAGACCTTTCCCGCCGTGGAGGAAGCTGTGGTTCTCGCCCGGCCCGGCCCGGCGGGTTCTCCTGTCATGGTTGCCTGGGTCAGGGCGAGAGAAGGCAAAGATATTTGTCTGAAGGAGCTTCGAGCCCATCTTCTGCGCTTTCTTCCTTCGTACATGATTCCGCCGTTTATCGGCTTGTGTTCGTCTTTTCCGGTGACCTCCAACGGCAAGGTGGACAGAAAGGCCATTCTTGAATGGCAACTGCCCCGGACTGGCGAGGACGTGCGGCTGGATACGCCGTTGCGCTCAACCTTGGCAAAAATATGGGAAGAATTGCTTGGCCGCAGGCCTGAATCAGAGACAAGCAATTTTTTTGAATGCGGCGGCGACTCCATTTCGGCCATTCGTCTGCTCAACAAACTCATGTCCGCCGGTTTTCCGCATCTGGGCATACTGAGCGTATTCCAGCACCCTTCATTTGCGGCGCTTGCCGGATATATAGCCGGTTTGGGTGCAGGGGAGGAGCGTAACAAACTGCCTTCCCTCAGTGAGGCGGCGCAGTTGCAAAGTGCTTCCGGCCTGTACCCTGCTTCGCGCGCGCAGCAACGTATCCACGTGGACGAAATGATTCAGCCTGTCAACGGGCTGTACAATCTGCCTTTCATGTTCAGTCTGCGGGGTCGGATCGACACTGACCGCATTATTGCCGCGTTCGGGACGGCGATAAACGCGAATCCGGCATTGCGCACTGTTTTTGATGAGAGGCCGGACGCCGCCGGGGGCATGCTGCTTGTTCAGCGGGTGCTGCCTCGGATCGAAGCGCTTTTTGAGGTGCTGGATCTGCGAAACCTCTCCCCGGAAAGCGCCGCCGGCAGGTGGACGGACGCCGCCAGGAAGAGAGGGGCGGAGGCTCTGACTATGCTGGAGGGGCCTCTTGTACGGGGAACCCTTGCCCTCATGCCGGTGGAGGAGGGGGAAGCCCAGGCCGCCGAGCTGCTGCTTGTGGTCCACCATGCGGTTTTTGACGGCTGGTCCATGAAGATCTTTCTGGCCCAGTGGCGCCTGGCCATGGAAGGCACGGAAGTGCCCATGGCAAAATATTCATATGGCGATTTTGCCTGCTGGGAACGTCTGCCGGAAGTCATGGACGCCATGCAGAAGCACACGGACGCCTATGCTGCGGCCCTGCGCAGCCTGGATGCGCAGCCGGCTTCTTTTCACGCAAGCCTGGCCGGGGCAAGGCCACAGGCAAGAGGGGGAGGCGGAAGCCACAGTTTCTTTCGGCATACCCTTCCTCATGCTCTGGCGGAGCAGGTGCGTCGGGCGGCGGCGCAGGAAAAAGTAACGCCCTTTATTTTCCTTCTGGCCGGTTTCGCCCTCCTGGCCTCACGCTACTCTGGAAGTGAGCGCATTCTTCTGGGCACTTACTCGGCGCAGCGTTTTCTTCCCGACCTGGAAAGTATCGTGGGTATGCTGGTCAACCCGCAGCCCCTGGCTTTTGATTTTGCCGGAGCCCAAACCTTTGAGGATATTCTGGAAGCCGCCCATAAGGGACTGATGTTGGCCAAGCAACATGAGCTCGCCCCTTTTGAACTGCTGGTAAGAAGCGACGACTCAAGCATGGAATCCGCCGGAAAGACATTTTTCTCCATAACGTTCAGCCAGGACAATACCGACAAAAACCTGGTCAGGGCCGGGGACGTGACCTTATCCATTGCGGCGGGAGGAGAACACAAGAGCGGTATGGACATGGAGGTTGCTCTGCATGAGGCTGATGGCGGCTTGAGCTTCGTTGTGGTGTTTGATGAGGCCGTGATGGAGCGCAAACATGTGGAAAACCTGTTTGCCAGGCTGGAGTATGTCGTTGCTCAATGCGCCCGCCAACCGGATATGGCTCTTTCAGAAATGCGATATTGCCTTGACCGGGATGAGGCGCTGCTTGAGAGCGTGAACTGCCAGGCGGCCGTTCCCCTGCGGCATGCATCCCTATGGGACTGGTTTGTTGAGACGGCACGCCGCCATCCGTATCAGGTCGCGATTATGGAGTATGCGGGCCGGGACCGCCGGGAATACAGCTACCTTGAGTTATTTTCACGGGCCGTAGGCATGGCGGAAACAATGAAAAACCTTGTCCCCGCCCTTTCAGCCGAAACTCCCTTGGAGCATCCACGCCTCATCGCACTCTACATGCCGCGAGGAGCCGAGCTTGCGGCGGCCATGCTCGCGGCATGGCGACTGGGAGCGGCGGTCATGCCCATCAGCGTCACGTTGCCCGCCGAAAGAGCGCTTTCCATACTGGAACACGCCAGTCCCGTTGCGCTTGTGGCAAACTGTCCGCAAGACCTGGCAGGACTTTGGGGCCGGTGCCTGGAAAGGGCTTTCACAGGTCCTGTTGTGCTGGGGAGCGATATTGTGCAGGGAAACGCCGGGGCAGCGGTTCTCGCGGCCGAACGTCCAGCCGGGATGTTGGAGCGAACTGCCTGGGTGATCTTCACCTCCGGTTCCACCGGCAGGCCCAAGGGGGTGGCTCTCTCCCATGCCGGTCTTGTGGGAAGGCTTGAATGGGGAGAAAAATTAATGCCGCCAACCGTGCAGGACAAGGGATGCTCCAAGACGGACATGGCATTCGGCGACTGCTTTTGCGAAATTTTCGGGCCGCTGTTTTATGGCTTCCCCGTGTTTTTCATGGAGGAAAAAAGCATCGCCCATGTGGATACGCTGTATGAAATTTTGAAGACCGAAAAAATCACGCGGCTTGTGGCGGTGCCGAGCCTGCTGCGTGAATTTGCCGCCATGGCGGAACGAGGAAAGGGGACTCCGGACGCCTTGCGGCATATTGTGTCCAGCGGCGAACCTCTGCCTTCTGTTTTGGCGCACCGCCTGCAACGCGCCTTCCCTGCAGCGAAAATCTATAATTTTTACGGCAGCACCGAGATAACCTGCGATGCCGCATGGCATCTCTGTTCTTCCTCCCTCACAGGCACATCAGCTGTCCCGGCCGGAAAACCCATCGCCGGTGGCCGTATCCTTCTCATGGACAAGACCAGAGCCGTGCTTCCTCCCGGCATGCGCGGGGAAATCTGCGTATGCGGCAGAATGGTTTGCCAGGGCTATCTTCAGGAAAACGGCAGCATAATCAAAACAGACGCTTTTTTCAGGCATAAGGAAGAACCCGCCTTCGGCACCGGTGATATGGGAGTCTGGACGGAAGACGGGAATCTGATTTGCCTTGGAAGAACTGACCGGCAGATCAAGATCCGTGGACAAAAGATCGCTCCTCAGGAAGTGGAAGGGCTGCTTCTTGCTCTGCCCGGCGTTCAGCAGGCCTCGGTGCTCTGCATGGATGACAATGGTCACGACAGCCTTGTGGCATGCCTTGCAGCTGACCGCGGAAATATGTCCCGCGTGGAAAAAATGCCTGTGTTGGAGCTCTTGTCGGCGGTCCTGCGCTCGCAACTGGAGGGAAGGCTGCCTGCCGCTTTCATCCCACGTTATGTTCTCTGGATGGAAGATATGCCGCGTATCCATACGGGAAAAATCGACCATGCCGCTTTGCGTTCCATGTGCAAAGAAGAAATGACGCGACTGGCCGAGCGGAGCAGGGAACAACCGTCCGAATTCGATTCCGAGGTGGCCAAGGCCCTTAGCGGCTGGTGGAGCGATGTGCTCCATGTTCAACCGGAGAGTGACAGCAATTTTTTCAGCGATGGGGGAAATTCCCTGCTGGCGGTACGGCTGGTCCATTTCATGGAAAAAGAGTTCGGCGTTTCAATGCAGGTGCGCCAGATTTATAGCTTAATTTGTTTTTCTGGGATGGTAACCTACATTGAAGAACAACAACGCGGCAGTGTCGGCGAATGGGAAGAGATTTGA
- a CDS encoding Arm DNA-binding domain-containing protein, translating into MPLTDTHIRSLKPDVKPRKYFDGGGLFLFIPANGSKLWRMAYRFDGKSKLLSFGEYPTVSLKDARERREEAKRMLSREIDPSDHKRQLRQARAIAERDSFQNIAREWQCRQL; encoded by the coding sequence ATGCCTCTTACCGATACCCACATCCGCAGTCTGAAACCCGACGTGAAGCCCCGCAAGTATTTTGACGGCGGCGGTCTGTTTCTCTTCATCCCCGCCAACGGAAGCAAACTCTGGAGAATGGCCTACCGTTTTGACGGCAAAAGCAAGCTGCTCAGTTTCGGGGAATATCCCACCGTATCGCTCAAGGACGCCAGAGAACGCCGCGAAGAGGCGAAGCGCATGTTGTCCAGGGAGATTGACCCGTCAGACCACAAGCGACAGCTACGGCAGGCCAGAGCCATCGCGGAACGCGACAGCTTCCAGAATATCGCCAGAGAGTGGCAATGCAGGCAGCTGTGA
- the tnpA gene encoding IS200/IS605 family transposase, producing MGDAKSLAHTRWNCKYHIVFAPKYRRQVFYGEKKRAIGEILRKLCEWKDVKIVEAECCPDHIHMLLEIPPKMSVSSFMGYLKGKSSLMIYEQFGDLKFKYRNREFWCRGYYVDTVGKNKAKIQDYIKHQLESDKLGDQLSLPYPRSPFTGRK from the coding sequence ATGGGTGACGCCAAAAGTTTAGCCCACACAAGGTGGAACTGCAAATATCACATTGTTTTTGCGCCTAAATATCGCCGCCAGGTGTTCTATGGTGAAAAGAAGCGCGCCATTGGCGAAATTCTGCGCAAGTTGTGCGAATGGAAGGATGTAAAAATAGTGGAGGCAGAATGTTGCCCAGACCACATCCACATGCTGCTTGAGATTCCCCCCAAAATGAGTGTGTCGAGTTTTATGGGCTATCTAAAGGGTAAGAGTAGTCTCATGATCTATGAACAATTTGGGGATTTGAAGTTCAAATACCGCAATCGAGAATTTTGGTGCCGTGGGTATTACGTCGATACAGTGGGCAAGAATAAGGCCAAGATTCAGGATTACATCAAGCATCAGCTGGAGTCGGATAAACTTGGCGATCAGTTGAGCCTACCCTACCCAAGGAGCCCGTTTACGGGCCGCAAGTAA
- a CDS encoding DUF523 domain-containing protein, which translates to MGIQRMRYVVSACLAGQACRYDGGSNPCPTVIRLVEEGRAVPACPEGLAALPIPRPPCEQVGGRVLSRDGQDLSEDFLRGARLALREALEQGCVAAILKSRSPSCGFGLIYDGTFSRRLCTGEGVWARLLREASIKLYSEESLPPELGEEKKKQL; encoded by the coding sequence ATGGGGATTCAGCGAATGCGCTACGTGGTCAGTGCCTGTCTGGCCGGGCAGGCTTGCCGTTATGACGGCGGCAGCAATCCCTGCCCGACGGTGATTCGTCTGGTGGAAGAGGGGCGGGCCGTTCCGGCATGCCCGGAAGGTTTGGCCGCACTGCCGATTCCCCGGCCACCCTGTGAACAGGTGGGAGGACGGGTGCTTTCCCGCGACGGACAGGATCTGAGCGAAGATTTTTTACGCGGCGCGCGACTGGCCCTGCGCGAGGCGCTGGAGCAGGGCTGCGTGGCGGCCATTCTCAAGAGCCGTTCGCCGTCCTGCGGCTTCGGCCTGATCTATGACGGTACGTTCAGCCGTAGGCTGTGTACCGGCGAGGGGGTATGGGCCCGGCTTTTGCGGGAAGCGAGCATAAAACTGTACAGCGAAGAGTCGTTGCCGCCGGAATTGGGCGAAGAAAAGAAAAAACAGCTGTAA
- a CDS encoding HyaD/HybD family hydrogenase maturation endopeptidase has product MNDKRILILGVGNILLTDEGFGVRAVEYLEAHYRWPAHVRLMDGGTQGLMLMPELQECDFLVVLDVVLGPEAPGTVYLLEGEDLRKSLSFRDSMHQTDLLDTLITCDLAGNRPEAVVIGLQPFDYKTMHVGLSPQAEALLPEFCRKAVAEMARRGILAEPKAE; this is encoded by the coding sequence ATGAACGACAAAAGGATACTGATTCTGGGCGTGGGCAACATTCTGCTGACGGATGAAGGCTTCGGCGTGCGGGCCGTGGAATACCTGGAAGCCCACTACCGCTGGCCCGCGCATGTCCGCCTGATGGACGGGGGTACCCAGGGTCTGATGCTGATGCCGGAACTGCAGGAGTGCGATTTTCTAGTGGTGCTGGACGTGGTGCTGGGACCGGAAGCGCCGGGCACGGTCTACCTGCTGGAGGGCGAGGATTTGCGCAAGAGCCTGAGTTTCCGCGACTCCATGCATCAGACGGACCTGCTGGACACGCTGATCACTTGTGATCTGGCCGGAAACAGGCCGGAGGCGGTTGTCATCGGCCTGCAGCCCTTTGATTATAAGACCATGCATGTGGGACTGAGCCCGCAGGCGGAAGCCCTGCTGCCGGAGTTCTGCCGCAAGGCCGTGGCGGAAATGGCCCGGCGCGGCATCCTGGCCGAGCCCAAGGCGGAGTAA
- a CDS encoding YeiH family protein, which produces MSQESSAIVVDRAKSQWSDLWKKEDYWAIWIGFFILIVASCLVFGGRQELESKYEQYAAVMKAESAKPFKTIEWYQASAAQKGLQGQNLASVKLLINQLKTPARWQSNPLDALMMSQAQADKANEAVMPKVDAAKQAEAAALAQAKEAQAAAAAATFGDATLNAAAEKSIGEWQAAKKATADISKKLVKPFNRIPTLIVLGLALAVLTSIGAKFMGFNVGKFFVAFLGVYLLCVLANILGNQKTMRLYGINAEIWSIAIGMIIANTFGTPKWLKEGAQVEYFIKAGLVLLGAEVLFHKIMAIGIPGIFVAWVVTPIVLVSTYIFGQKVLKMPSQTLNIVISADMSVCGTSAAIATAAAARAKKEELTLSIGLSLTFTAIMMVVMPAFIKWVGMPEVLGGAWIGGTVDATGAVAAAGAFIGPKALQVAATVKMIQNVLIGVTAFCVALYWCTKVDAQACGQRVGAIEIWHRFPKFVIGFLAVSIIFSLISSGLGADFGKMLVDNGTNKVSVPLRGWFFGLAFVAIGLTTNFRELGKYFKGGKPIILYICGQSLNLCLTLLMAWIMFYKVFPEITAKI; this is translated from the coding sequence ATGTCTCAAGAAAGCTCGGCGATCGTTGTCGACAGGGCTAAGTCGCAATGGTCCGACCTGTGGAAAAAGGAAGATTACTGGGCCATCTGGATCGGCTTCTTTATTCTGATCGTGGCAAGTTGCCTGGTCTTCGGCGGCCGTCAGGAGCTGGAGAGCAAGTATGAGCAGTACGCGGCGGTTATGAAAGCCGAATCCGCCAAACCTTTCAAAACCATAGAATGGTATCAGGCTTCCGCGGCCCAAAAAGGGCTTCAGGGACAGAATCTGGCTTCGGTCAAGCTGCTTATCAATCAGCTGAAAACACCGGCCCGCTGGCAGTCCAATCCCCTGGACGCCCTGATGATGTCGCAGGCCCAGGCCGACAAGGCCAATGAAGCCGTCATGCCGAAAGTGGATGCGGCCAAACAGGCCGAAGCCGCCGCTCTGGCCCAGGCCAAAGAGGCGCAGGCCGCCGCTGCGGCCGCCACGTTCGGCGACGCCACGCTGAACGCCGCCGCTGAAAAGTCCATCGGTGAATGGCAGGCCGCCAAGAAAGCGACCGCCGACATCTCTAAAAAGCTGGTCAAGCCTTTCAACCGCATTCCCACCCTGATTGTGCTGGGGCTCGCGCTGGCCGTGCTGACTTCCATCGGCGCCAAATTCATGGGCTTCAACGTGGGCAAGTTTTTTGTGGCCTTCCTGGGCGTGTATCTGCTGTGCGTGCTTGCCAATATCCTGGGCAACCAGAAGACCATGCGTCTTTACGGTATCAATGCCGAAATCTGGTCCATCGCCATCGGCATGATCATTGCCAATACCTTCGGCACGCCCAAATGGCTTAAAGAGGGCGCGCAGGTGGAATACTTCATCAAGGCCGGTCTCGTGCTGCTGGGCGCGGAAGTACTTTTCCACAAGATTATGGCTATCGGCATCCCCGGCATTTTCGTGGCCTGGGTGGTGACGCCCATCGTCTTGGTCAGTACCTACATTTTCGGCCAGAAGGTGCTGAAAATGCCATCCCAAACCCTGAACATCGTCATTTCGGCCGACATGTCCGTGTGCGGCACCTCGGCGGCCATCGCCACGGCGGCTGCGGCTCGGGCCAAAAAAGAGGAACTGACCCTCTCCATCGGTCTGTCCCTGACCTTTACGGCCATCATGATGGTGGTGATGCCCGCCTTCATCAAGTGGGTGGGCATGCCTGAAGTGCTGGGCGGCGCCTGGATCGGCGGCACCGTGGACGCCACGGGCGCCGTGGCCGCGGCGGGCGCGTTCATCGGCCCCAAGGCCCTGCAGGTGGCCGCCACGGTTAAGATGATCCAGAATGTGCTTATCGGCGTGACCGCCTTCTGCGTGGCCCTGTACTGGTGCACCAAGGTGGACGCGCAGGCCTGCGGCCAGCGCGTGGGCGCCATAGAAATCTGGCATCGTTTCCCCAAGTTCGTCATCGGCTTCCTGGCGGTTTCCATCATCTTCTCGCTGATCAGCAGCGGTCTCGGTGCGGACTTCGGCAAGATGCTGGTGGACAACGGCACCAACAAGGTTTCCGTGCCCCTGCGCGGCTGGTTCTTCGGTTTGGCCTTCGTGGCCATCGGCCTGACCACCAACTTCCGCGAACTGGGCAAGTACTTCAAGGGCGGCAAGCCCATCATCCTTTACATCTGCGGTCAGTCGCTGAACCTGTGCCTGACGCTGCTCATGGCCTGGATTATGTTCTACAAGGTCTTCCCGGAAATCACCGCCAAGATCTAG